One window of the Euwallacea similis isolate ESF13 chromosome 28, ESF131.1, whole genome shotgun sequence genome contains the following:
- the MED28 gene encoding mediator of RNA polymerase II transcription subunit 28 yields MNPLKEPSPPVSAMATPTNGNGNLVDEFEEAFQSCLNVLTKEEAVPTVDKDEIKVEVEHTMHRFIDLARQMEAFFLQKRFLLSALKPEMNVKEDINELKLELGRKEELIKRHYDKIVVWQNLLADLHSYAKSPAQAGGGTTPSGAGTSGGSIPPSPVTNLPGIQPPSQMMPSMPTSMQQLHHQQQQMQQHQQMQVPQQQQMQQMQQIQQMQVPPGLSGGTVGPGMLSPHQSMLVQGMGQSGHFGQASAGGMLQGPLAYLEKTTSNIDYVGGLTDGRR; encoded by the exons ATGAATCCTCTCAAAGAACCATCACCCCCTGTATCAGCAATGGCAACCCCAACGAATGGTAATGGAAATTTAGTTGACGAATTTGAAGAAGCGTTTCAG TCTTGCTTAAATGTACTCACAAAAGAGGAAGCTGTTCCCACAGTGGATAAAGATGAAATAAAAGTGGAAGTAGAGCATACAATGCACCGATTTATTGACTTGGCAAGGCAAATGGAGgcttttttccttcaaaagaGATTCCTACTCTCCGCATTAAAACCCGAAATGAATGTTAAAGAAGATATAAATGAACTTAAGCTGGAATTAGGAAGAAAAGAGGAACTAATTAAGAGACATTATGATAAAATTGTCGTGTGGCAGAACCTTTTAGCAGATTTACATAGTTACGCCAAGAGTCCAGCACAAGCAG GTGGTGGAACAACCCCTTCCGGTGCTGGAACCAGTGGTGGCTCAATTCCTCCCTCACCAGTTACAAATCTACCAGGTATTCAGCCTCCCAGTCAAATGATGCCTAGTATGCCGACAAGCATGCAACAGTTGCACCATCAACAGCAACAAATGCAACAACACCAACAAATGCAAGTGCCACAGCAACAGCAGATGCAACAAATGCAACAAATACAGCAGATGCAG GTCCCTCCTGGTTTGAGCGGAGGTACTGTTGGCCCCGGTATGCTTTCCCCACATCAAAGTATGCTTGTGCAAGGAATGGGTCAATCGGGACATTTCGGTCAAGCTAGCGCCGGAGGTATGCTTCAGGGCCCCTTGGCTTATTTGGAGAAAACCACTAGCAACATAG ATTATGTGGGGGGCCTGACGGATGGACGGAGGTGA
- the LOC136417401 gene encoding transcriptional regulator ERG homolog → MWRLPSRCFPEDLLVARRFSSVEQHCLYGKLSTNMIYHATPTESHQLFNAATQRLVAQGSGQIQLWQFLLELLGDSSNASCIVWEGSNGEFKLTDPDEVARRWGERKSKPNMNYDKLSRALRYYYDKNIMSKVHGKRYAYKFDFHGLMAACQAQFQGQGDISTHYKYQAHQSDLGLTMFSANHHEHNAMIPRILPPRAQQQGLFHSASYWPCAGGSIEPLDTYSS, encoded by the exons ATGTGGCGGCTGCCGTCCAGGTGTTTTCCCGAGGATTTGTTAGTGGCAAGGAGATTCTCGTCCGTCGAGCAACATTGCTTGTATGGGAAATTATCTACTAATATGATTTATCATG CCACACCCACAGAGTCGCATCAACTTTTCAACGCAGCTACACAGCGATTGGTCGCACAAGGCAGCGGCCAGATCCAACTGTGGCAATTTCTCTTAGAGCTGCTCGGCGATTCGTCTAATGCCAGCTGTATAGTTTGGGAAGGCTCCAACGGAGAATTTAAGCTTACGGATCCAGACGAAGTTGCCCGACGATGGGGGGAAAGAAAATCGAAGCCCAACATGAATTATGACAAACTTAGTCGGGCGCTCAG GTACTATTACGACAAGAACATAATGTCCAAAGTGCACGGAAAGCGATACGCTTACAAGTTCGACTTTCACGGACTGATGGCAGCCTGCCAAGCTCAGTTCCAAGGGCAGGGCGATATTTCTACCCATTACAAGTACCAAGCGCACCAAAGTGACTTAGGATTGACCATGTTTTCAGCCAATCACCATGAGCACAACGCAATGATCCCTCGGATCTTACCGCCCAGGGCGCAGCAGCAGGGCTTGTTCCATTCGGCTTCATATTGGCCTTGTGCTGGGGGTAGCATTGAACCCTTGGACACTTACAGCAGTTAA
- the LOC136417388 gene encoding reticulon-1-A-like isoform X1, whose translation MAEDLQKVANEIVDNVIDGVETELKTAPASGSLQTNIVDSSQAEEPAKKSVLCSMICPNVWFNKKLLNPKVENLIYWRDPKQSAPIFAGVLIILLALTYFSLISVIAYLSLFTLIGTTAFRIYKNIIQAIQKTGDGHPFKEYLDVDVALPQEKVQDFCRVATAHLNAALVELRRLFLVEDLVDSVKFGVLLWVLTYLGSWFNGMSLVIIAWAALFTLPKIYQANQAQIDANLEIVRVKIAEITEKVKAAVPIGKKGEKLE comes from the exons ATGGCGGAAGATTTACAGAAAGTGGCAAACGAAATCGTGGATAATGTTATCGATGGTGTGGAAACAGAGCTAAAGACTGCTCCTGCTTCAGGAAGTCTGCAGACGAATATTGTGGATTCGTCGCAAGCGGAAGAACCAGctaaaaaatctgttttatgTAGCATGATATGTCCAA aCGTCTGGTTcaataagaaattattaaatcctAAAG TGGAGAATCTGATTTACTGGAGAGACCCGAAACAATCAGCACCGATCTTCGCAGGAGTCCTCATAATTCTCCTCGCCCTCACCTACTTTTCCCTCATCAGCGTCATCGCCTATTTGTCCCTATTTACCTTAATTGGAACCACTGCCTTTAGGATTTACAAAAACATCATTCAAGCCATTCAGAAGACTGGAGATGGCCATCCATTCAA agaATACTTAGACGTTGACGTGGCTTTGCCTCAAGAAAAAGTACAAGACTTCTGCAGAGTGGCTACTGCCCATTTGAATGCAGCCCTCGTCGAGCTCAGGAGATTGTTCCTGGTGGAGGACTTGGTGGATTCGGTCAAGTTCGGAGTTCTGTTGTGGGTTCTCACTTATTTAGGATCATGGTTCAATGGGATGAGTTTGGTCATCATAG CCTGGGCTGCTTTGTTCACCCTTCCGAAGATCTACCAAGCAAACCAAGCTCAAATTGATGCTAATCTCGAGATCGTAAGAGTGAAGATTGCTGAAATCACTGAAAA ggTTAAAGCAGCAGTACCCATCGGGAAAAAAGGAGAGAAGCTCGAgtaa
- the LOC136417388 gene encoding reticulon-1-A-like isoform X2 — protein sequence MDKIFQFVPTDGLNLENLIYWRDPKQSAPIFAGVLIILLALTYFSLISVIAYLSLFTLIGTTAFRIYKNIIQAIQKTGDGHPFKEYLDVDVALPQEKVQDFCRVATAHLNAALVELRRLFLVEDLVDSVKFGVLLWVLTYLGSWFNGMSLVIIAWAALFTLPKIYQANQAQIDANLEIVRVKIAEITEKVKAAVPIGKKGEKLE from the exons ATGGATAAAATATTCCAGTTTGTTCCCACTGATGGACTGAACC TGGAGAATCTGATTTACTGGAGAGACCCGAAACAATCAGCACCGATCTTCGCAGGAGTCCTCATAATTCTCCTCGCCCTCACCTACTTTTCCCTCATCAGCGTCATCGCCTATTTGTCCCTATTTACCTTAATTGGAACCACTGCCTTTAGGATTTACAAAAACATCATTCAAGCCATTCAGAAGACTGGAGATGGCCATCCATTCAA agaATACTTAGACGTTGACGTGGCTTTGCCTCAAGAAAAAGTACAAGACTTCTGCAGAGTGGCTACTGCCCATTTGAATGCAGCCCTCGTCGAGCTCAGGAGATTGTTCCTGGTGGAGGACTTGGTGGATTCGGTCAAGTTCGGAGTTCTGTTGTGGGTTCTCACTTATTTAGGATCATGGTTCAATGGGATGAGTTTGGTCATCATAG CCTGGGCTGCTTTGTTCACCCTTCCGAAGATCTACCAAGCAAACCAAGCTCAAATTGATGCTAATCTCGAGATCGTAAGAGTGAAGATTGCTGAAATCACTGAAAA ggTTAAAGCAGCAGTACCCATCGGGAAAAAAGGAGAGAAGCTCGAgtaa
- the LOC136417388 gene encoding reticulon-1-A-like isoform X3, whose product MENLIYWRDPKQSAPIFAGVLIILLALTYFSLISVIAYLSLFTLIGTTAFRIYKNIIQAIQKTGDGHPFKEYLDVDVALPQEKVQDFCRVATAHLNAALVELRRLFLVEDLVDSVKFGVLLWVLTYLGSWFNGMSLVIIAWAALFTLPKIYQANQAQIDANLEIVRVKIAEITEKVKAAVPIGKKGEKLE is encoded by the exons A TGGAGAATCTGATTTACTGGAGAGACCCGAAACAATCAGCACCGATCTTCGCAGGAGTCCTCATAATTCTCCTCGCCCTCACCTACTTTTCCCTCATCAGCGTCATCGCCTATTTGTCCCTATTTACCTTAATTGGAACCACTGCCTTTAGGATTTACAAAAACATCATTCAAGCCATTCAGAAGACTGGAGATGGCCATCCATTCAA agaATACTTAGACGTTGACGTGGCTTTGCCTCAAGAAAAAGTACAAGACTTCTGCAGAGTGGCTACTGCCCATTTGAATGCAGCCCTCGTCGAGCTCAGGAGATTGTTCCTGGTGGAGGACTTGGTGGATTCGGTCAAGTTCGGAGTTCTGTTGTGGGTTCTCACTTATTTAGGATCATGGTTCAATGGGATGAGTTTGGTCATCATAG CCTGGGCTGCTTTGTTCACCCTTCCGAAGATCTACCAAGCAAACCAAGCTCAAATTGATGCTAATCTCGAGATCGTAAGAGTGAAGATTGCTGAAATCACTGAAAA ggTTAAAGCAGCAGTACCCATCGGGAAAAAAGGAGAGAAGCTCGAgtaa
- the TBCD gene encoding tubulin-specific chaperone D — protein MVNLQGDPSKEEEPFGLGCALDYFSEYEDVLQMIDNLKTLVEAARSEQEKAYEKFSFILSQYIEQPHLLDSHIDSILEKFISIVRNNENSLYLKHVAFNYMFALVNVRGYKDIVKHLPHEVADFEPVLCFLEEQDPRDSDTWTTRYILLLWLSIIIMIPFDLSRFDGFHESETGKRSVMDRVLGVIKMYAIVPDKCRDAAAFLSYKFINRNDVKEKHLVPFFDWVREQSLAQESNVFVKYGALACIAMIIKHGKREDILPHAQKLLAWIIDSEFKDSSGTSVQKLVYKIVQRIGLTFLPPQIASWRYQRGNRSLAANLNAAGDLSLNIEGNHSVDRPEEVVDVPDEVEEVIDQLIQGLRCADGVVRWSAAKGVGRVTARLPKELADEVVGSVLELLGPRENDAAWHGGCIALAELGRRGLLLRERLPQVVPLILKALVYDEPKGYSSVGSHIRDAACYVCWSFARAYEPKDLAPYVCDLASTLLIVTCFDKEINCRRAASAAFQENVGRQGTFPHGIDILTTADFYAVSVRNNSYLSISIFIAQFEEYAIPLIDHLVARKVDHWDCSIRELTAKALHNLTSQAPHYLIEKVLPKLFEKTESIDLNCRHGAVIAVGQIVYALSVLGNSSEFQLTDVLLEKVKNLIPKFRDHLYFRGLGGELMKQACADFIEKCSLSKLPYHSDVVIDYWLALLNESLSYEVANIRVVAVTALPVLLSEYYVSPDKSDVNTLLVRNYVAEMSMEVKQSSRMGHALALGSLPKHILHPNFRLVVDSLIDCTKISTATAKWAESRRDGIKALTAILSTMADEIGNDFNEDYITKIYNTFFQGLKDYTQDKRGDIGAWVREACVTGLQMLTLLLSERCPHLLISDLMNKVLSQIAQQAVEKIDRTRALAGKVFYSFIYNNPRVPNIEHYDQLSLIFPKEECNILNWNSAGSTFPKFVQLLQFPPYTYNVLLGLICSVGGLTESLVKSSGHSLFDYLKDQELLKGSQEIKRICETIIGIFVDNQKQDRITVPLFRFLDKLFDSGCITSIISDSSCDFAKRILKLVQLEISGCKDIYKLIDGINVLCQFIQISGEICHTALVQISILLCHRQAYVRRSTAAKLYESLLVTGDSSSIPQENMDEILQVISDTNWEGAMEEVKVTRNSLCQLMGVRLPTVVKKKAL, from the exons ATGGTTAATTTACAAGGAGACCCTTCGAAGGAAGAAGAGCCTTTCGGTCTAGGCTGTGCCTTGGATTACTTCTCTGAATACGAAGATGTATTACAAATGATTGATAACCTCAAAACTCTGGTGGAAGCCGCTCGCTCGGAACAAGAGAAGgcatatgaaaaattttccttcATTCTCAGCCAATATATCGAACAGCCCCATTTGCTGGACAGCCACATTGATTCTATATTGGAAAAGTTCATTAGTATAGTGAGAAACAACGAGAATTCCCTCTATCTAAAGCATGTAGCATTCAATTATATGTTTGCGCTTGTCAATGTTCGGGGGTATAAAGATATTGTAAAGCACCTGCCTCATGAAGTAGCCGATTTTGAGCCAGTGCTCTGTTTCTTAGAGGAACAGGATCCTCGTGATTCTGACACTTGGACAACTCGGTATATTCTGCTTTTATGGCTATCAATAATCATTATGATTCCTTTTGATCTGTCACGCTTTGATGGTTTTCATGAGAGTGAAACAGGCAAGAGGTCTGTCATGGATAGAGTTTTAGGTGTGATCAAAATGTATGCAATTGTTCCTGATAAATGCAGAGATGCAGCTGCCTTTTTGTCttataaattcataaatcg GAATGATGTGAAAGAGAAACATCTTGTACCATTTTTTGATTGGGTCAGGGAGCAAAGCTTAGCACAAGAAAGCAATGTTTTTGTCAAGTATGGTGCCTTAGCTTGCATTGCCATGATTATTAAACATGGCAAAAGAGAGGATATTTTACCACATGCTCAGAAGCTGCTAGCATGGATAATTGATTCAGAATTTAAGGATAGCTCTGGAACTAGTGTTCAGAAACTTGTatataaaatagttcagaGAATTG GCTTGACTTTCTTGCCTCCACAAATTGCATCATGGAGGTATCAAAGAGGCAATCGTTCCTTGGCAGCAAACCTGAATGCAGCTGGAGATTTGTCTTTAAATATAGAGGGTAATCATAGTGTTGACAGGCCAGAAGAAGTTGTAGATGTTCCAGATGAGGTTGAGGAAGTAATTGATCAACTCATACAGGGATTAAGATGTGCTGATGGTGTTGTTAG ATGGTCAGCCGCCAAAGGAGTTGGCAGAGTTACAGCTCGTCTACCTAAAGAATTGGCTGATGAGGTTGTAGGGTCTGTTTTGGAATTATTAGGACCTCGAGAAAATGATGCTGCCTGGCATGGTGGCTGTATTGCCTTGGCTGAATTag gaAGACGAGGTCTTCTTCTTCGAGAAAGGTTACCCCAAGtggtacctttaattttaaaagcccTAGTTTATGACGAACCAAAGGGCTATTCTTCAGTGGGGTCTCATATTAGAGACGCCGCTTGTTATGTTTGCTGGTCATTCGCACGCGCCTATGAACCTAAAGACTTGGCTCCTTACGTCTGCGATCTTGCCAGCACGTTACTAATTGTGACATGTTTTGATAAAGAG ATAAATTGCCGAAGAGCCGCATCAGCGGCTTTTCAGGAAAATGTTGGCAGACAAGGCACCTTCCCTCATGGAATTGACATCCTGACTACTGCCGACTTTTACGCTGTGAGTGTCCGCAATAATTCATATTTAAGCATCAGCATTTTTATCGCGCAATTCGAAGAATATGCTATTCCGTTAATTGACCATTTGGTGGCCAGGAAAGTCGATCATTGGGATTGTTCTATCAGGGAGCTTACTGCAAAGGCTTTGCATAACCTTACGTCGCAG GCTCCTCATTATTTGATCGAGAAAGTACTACCCAAGCTCTTTGAGAAAACTGAGAGTATAGATTTAAATTGCCGGCATGGGGCTGTTATTGCAGTTGGTCAAATTGTTTATGCTCTCTCCGTCTTAGGAAATAGTTCTGAGTTCCAATTAACAGATGTTTTACTGGAGAAAGTAAAGAACTTAATACCAAAATTCCGAGATCATTTGTATTTTCGTGGGTTGGGCGGAGAACTAATGAAACAGGCTTGTGCTGATTTCatagaaaaatgttctttGTCTAAGCTGCCATATCACAGTGATGTGGTTATTG ATTACTGGCTGGCACTATTAAACGAGTCACTGTCTTACGAAGTAGCCAACATCCGTGTGGTCGCAGTTACCGCCCTTCCAGTTCTCCTAAGCGAATATTATGTGTCTCCAGACAAATCTGATGTTAACACACTTTTAGTGAGAAATTATGTAGCAGAAATGTCTATGGAAGTCAAACAGTCGTCAAGAATGGGGCATGCTTTGGCTTTGGGGTCCCTGCCGAAACATATTCTGCATCCTAACTTTCGACTTGTGGTCGATTCTTTGATAGATTGCACAAAGATTTCAACGGCCACTGCGAAATGGGCGGAGAGCAGGAGAGATGGCATTAAAGCATTGACTGCGATTCTGTCCACAATGGCAGATGAGATTGGAAATG attTTAATGAAGACTACATCACAAAAATCTACAATACCTTCTTTCAAGGATTAAAAGATTATACTCAAGACAAAAGAGGCGATATTGGCGCATGGGTCAGGGAGGCTTGCGTTACAGGTTTACAG ATGTTGACGCTCCTGCTTTCTGAACGCTGCCctcatttgttaatttctgACCTGATGAATAAAGTTCTCTCACAAATAGCTCAGCAAGCAGTAGAGAAAATTGACCGTACGAGAGCTCTCGCTGGCAAAGTTTTTTATAGCTTTATTTATAA CAATCCCCGAGTACCTAACATTGAACACTACGATCAACTGTCTCTAATATTCCCTAAAgaagaatgtaatattttaaactggAACTCTGCAGGATCGACATTTCCAAAGTTCGTTCAACTTCTACAGTTCCCTCCCTACACCTATAATGTTTTACTAGGGCTGATATGTAGTGTTGGGGGATTGACGGAATCATTG GTGAAAAGTTCTGGTCATTCGCTGTTTGATTATCTCAAAGATCAGGAACTATTGAAAGGGTCTCAGGAAATTAAACGGATTTGTGAAACCATTATTGGAATATTCGTAGATAATCAGAAGCAGGATCGAATAACCGTACCTTTATTTAGATTCTTAGATAAACTTTTCGATTCAGGCTGCATAACGTCCATTATAAGCGATTCCAGCTGCGATTTTGCTAAGCGAATCTTAAAGTTAGTTcaattggaaatttctgggTGTAAAGACATCTATAAGTTAATAGATGGTATAAACGTTTTGTGTCAGTTTATTCAG ATTTCTGGTGAAATATGCCACACAGCATTGGTCCAAATAAGCATTTTGCTGTGTCATCGTCAGGCCTATGTGAGACGTTCTACCGCAGCAAAACTGTATGAATCTCTGTTGGTCACTGGTGACAGTAGCAGTATTCCTCAAGAAAATATGGATGAAATATTACAGGTTATAAGCGACACTAATTGGGAGGGTGCAATGGAAGAAGTTAAAGTCACGCGAAACAGTTTGTGTCAATTGATGGGGGTGCGGCTGCCCACTGTTGTTAAAAAGAAAGCTTTGTAG